One segment of Candidatus Deferrimicrobiaceae bacterium DNA contains the following:
- the rlmB gene encoding 23S rRNA (guanosine(2251)-2'-O)-methyltransferase RlmB, with protein MWVTGQHPVEEVLSSRLQRPRKVLLADSVPGKVREAIGERASAAGVPCLTCPREEWHRRTGEKEGGGIAAEIAEFRYSDLAEWLGSLPARTAAFLLDGITDPNNLGTVLRNARAFGLSGVVIPRDRSCPVTAAVFRASAGSAAHIPVVQVTNLARSIETLKESGFWIYASDADGEIDVSAFTPSARTGFVLGGENTGIRRLVREKCDGSVRIPMEAGSDSLNVGVTSGILAFCARVLRQA; from the coding sequence GGCCAAGGAAGGTTCTTCTTGCCGACTCGGTTCCCGGCAAGGTCAGGGAGGCCATCGGGGAGAGGGCGTCGGCGGCGGGCGTACCCTGCCTCACATGCCCGAGGGAGGAGTGGCACCGCCGGACCGGCGAAAAAGAGGGGGGTGGAATCGCGGCCGAGATCGCCGAATTCCGGTACTCCGATCTCGCCGAATGGCTTGGCTCCCTCCCCGCCAGGACCGCCGCGTTTCTCCTCGACGGGATCACCGACCCCAACAATCTGGGAACGGTTTTACGGAACGCCCGGGCGTTCGGCCTCTCCGGGGTCGTGATCCCCCGGGACCGGTCCTGCCCCGTCACGGCGGCCGTGTTCCGCGCCTCCGCGGGGTCGGCCGCGCACATCCCCGTGGTGCAGGTGACCAACCTCGCCCGCTCCATCGAGACCCTCAAGGAATCGGGATTCTGGATCTACGCGTCCGACGCGGATGGGGAAATCGACGTGTCGGCATTCACGCCCTCCGCCCGGACGGGATTCGTTCTCGGAGGCGAGAACACGGGGATCCGGAGACTGGTCCGGGAGAAGTGCGACGGGTCGGTGCGCATCCCCATGGAGGCCGGCAGCGACTCCCTCAATGTCGGGGTAACCTCGGGCATCCTCGCGTTCTGCGCGCGCGTGCTCCGGCAGGCCTGA